Proteins found in one Amycolatopsis aidingensis genomic segment:
- a CDS encoding ArnT family glycosyltransferase, with protein sequence MTGEIVPDAPGRGARLLGLLDGYANRIALAAVLVSLLVAGGYAVYLGEALRYLDEEVYVRLAESVAAGLGYSVDGVQPTAYRPPGYPFLLVPVHWATGGSVLAMRFVGVLALAGCVWLAYRLGSRVHRRATGALAAVGTAGYPLLVYTATTLYPQVPALLLLLATLEFALRAVERTGAGRIGYLLVAGLAGGLLCLTVPNFAPSVLVIVAWLALRHRRTALRFPALRVAAGVLVVVAVLPVAWCVRNAVVLNAFVPVSTNDGINLLLGNSEHATPGSGTDVDISAYARRAEELGLDEVGINDYFKDSAIDWITEHPDEAAVLYLGKVANNFAFSSEVATSGQGGSAADLLLAVTYYPVLALAVGRVLAARRRPLAAEEKLAAVLIVLNVLLLAVFFTRLRFRVPLDGLTILLAASAVTNLLRGRTRS encoded by the coding sequence ATGACCGGAGAGATCGTCCCGGACGCACCCGGCAGGGGAGCCCGGCTGCTGGGACTGCTGGACGGCTATGCCAACCGGATCGCACTGGCCGCCGTGCTGGTGAGTCTGCTGGTCGCCGGCGGCTATGCCGTCTACCTCGGCGAGGCGCTGCGCTACCTGGACGAGGAGGTTTACGTCCGGCTCGCCGAGTCCGTGGCGGCCGGGCTCGGGTACAGCGTGGACGGTGTGCAGCCCACCGCCTACCGCCCCCCGGGCTATCCGTTCCTGCTGGTCCCGGTGCACTGGGCCACCGGCGGCAGCGTGCTGGCCATGCGGTTCGTCGGGGTGCTGGCCCTGGCCGGCTGCGTGTGGCTGGCCTACCGGCTGGGCAGCAGGGTGCACCGGCGGGCCACCGGTGCGCTGGCGGCGGTGGGCACGGCGGGCTATCCGCTGCTGGTCTACACCGCGACCACGCTGTACCCGCAGGTACCCGCGTTGCTGTTGTTGCTTGCCACCCTGGAGTTCGCGCTCCGCGCGGTGGAACGCACCGGCGCGGGCCGGATCGGCTACCTGCTGGTGGCCGGGCTCGCCGGTGGGCTGCTGTGTCTCACGGTGCCCAACTTCGCGCCCTCGGTGCTGGTGATCGTGGCCTGGCTGGCGCTGCGCCACCGCAGGACGGCATTGCGTTTTCCGGCGCTACGGGTGGCCGCCGGCGTCCTGGTGGTGGTCGCGGTGCTGCCGGTGGCCTGGTGCGTGCGCAACGCGGTGGTGCTGAACGCCTTCGTGCCGGTCTCCACCAACGACGGGATCAACCTGTTACTCGGCAACAGCGAGCACGCCACCCCGGGCAGCGGGACCGATGTGGACATTTCCGCCTACGCGCGGCGGGCCGAGGAGCTCGGGCTGGACGAGGTCGGCATCAATGACTACTTCAAGGACAGCGCGATCGACTGGATCACCGAGCATCCGGATGAGGCGGCCGTGCTGTACCTGGGGAAGGTGGCGAACAACTTCGCCTTCAGCAGCGAGGTGGCCACCTCGGGGCAGGGCGGGAGCGCGGCGGACCTGCTGCTGGCCGTCACCTACTACCCGGTACTGGCGCTGGCGGTGGGGCGGGTGCTCGCCGCTCGCCGCCGTCCGCTGGCCGCCGAGGAGAAGCTGGCCGCGGTGCTGATCGTGCTGAACGTGCTGCTGCTGGCGGTGTTCTTCACCCGGCTGCGGTTCCGGGTGCCACTGGACGGGCTGACGATCCTGCTCGCCGCATCCGCGGTGACCAATCTGCTGCGCGGGAGGACGAGGTCGTGA
- a CDS encoding glycosyltransferase family protein codes for MSRPLFVVVSGVTWDGVKGSERQLAEALRAHADVLWADPPVSPATPDRYRGVAGAGRQWHPRLARTGENILRLTPVALPGLTRPGIRATTWPLVRAQLRWALRLVGRTPAAVLGCSPHDVLGRWGPGVVNVLYGTDDWVAGAELMRLDPARVAAEERAALRNADLVLTVSPELADRWRELGADPVLFPNGCDPQAYAEIERRTPIPLPPGFPQPVAGLSGQLSDRIDLALLEAVADRGIGLLLAGPRDPDWQLGRLDALLARENVHHTGPLPHAELLDVLARFDVGLTPYADTRFNRASFPLKTLEYLAAGKPVVSTALPASTRLRAETDQVWLATRPAEFAAAVAEAATAAAPDAVAQRRAVARRYSWAARAAELMELTARCAQPAQVSHRLR; via the coding sequence ATGAGTAGGCCGCTGTTCGTGGTGGTGTCCGGGGTGACCTGGGACGGGGTGAAGGGGTCGGAGCGGCAGCTCGCCGAGGCGCTGCGCGCGCATGCGGATGTGCTGTGGGCCGACCCGCCGGTCTCCCCGGCCACCCCGGACCGCTATCGCGGGGTGGCGGGTGCGGGCAGGCAGTGGCACCCGCGGCTGGCCCGTACCGGGGAGAACATCCTGCGGCTCACCCCGGTCGCCCTGCCCGGGCTGACCAGGCCGGGCATCCGGGCCACGACCTGGCCGCTGGTGCGTGCCCAGCTGCGGTGGGCGCTGCGGCTGGTGGGCCGGACCCCGGCGGCGGTGCTCGGCTGCTCGCCGCATGACGTACTGGGCCGGTGGGGGCCCGGGGTGGTGAACGTGCTGTACGGCACCGACGACTGGGTGGCCGGTGCGGAGCTGATGCGGCTGGACCCGGCGCGGGTGGCCGCCGAGGAGCGGGCGGCGCTGCGCAACGCGGACCTGGTGCTCACGGTCAGCCCCGAACTCGCCGACCGCTGGCGCGAGCTGGGCGCCGACCCGGTGCTGTTCCCGAACGGTTGCGATCCGCAGGCCTACGCCGAGATCGAGCGGCGCACCCCGATACCGCTGCCGCCGGGGTTTCCCCAGCCGGTGGCCGGGCTGTCCGGACAGCTGTCCGACCGGATCGACCTCGCGCTGCTGGAGGCGGTCGCGGACCGCGGGATCGGCCTGCTGCTGGCCGGGCCACGGGACCCGGACTGGCAGCTAGGACGACTCGACGCCCTGCTGGCACGGGAGAACGTGCACCACACCGGCCCGCTGCCGCATGCCGAGCTGCTCGACGTGCTCGCCCGGTTCGACGTGGGCCTCACCCCCTACGCCGACACCCGGTTCAACCGCGCCTCCTTCCCGCTGAAGACCCTCGAGTACCTGGCGGCAGGCAAGCCGGTGGTGAGCACCGCGCTGCCGGCCAGCACCCGGCTGCGGGCGGAAACCGACCAGGTGTGGCTGGCCACGCGGCCCGCGGAGTTCGCGGCCGCGGTGGCGGAGGCTGCCACCGCGGCGGCTCCGGATGCGGTGGCGCAACGTCGGGCGGTCGCGCGGCGATATTCCTGGGCGGCGCGGGCGGCGGAACTGATGGAGCTGACGGCACGATGTGCACAACCCGCTCAGGTAAGTCACAGACTCAGGTAA
- a CDS encoding DegT/DnrJ/EryC1/StrS family aminotransferase, translating to MTGIPLVDLGAQHEQVAEEVSAGWADVLKSTAFIGGPQVATFETEFAEYSGVRHCVGVGNGTDALELALRAIGLEPGSDRNECVLPANTFIATAEAVVRAGGRPVLVDCAEDTGLIDVDALAAVLGPRTRAVIPVHLYGQTAPVERIRPLAWEAGAAVVEDAAQAQGARRHGVCAGGLGDVAATSFYPGKNLGAYGDGGAVLTSDPELASRVRLLREHGSPRKYEHTEIGFNSRLDTLQAVVLSAKLRRLPNWNAARRTAAARYARLLSRLPAVRGPVVLEGNEPVWHLYVVRVPNRDRVLEQLRAEGIGAGIHYPTPLHLTGAFGRLGHGEGDFPVAERMAGELLSLPLFPEITGAQQERVIEVLGEALEETS from the coding sequence ATGACCGGCATACCACTCGTCGACCTCGGCGCGCAGCACGAGCAGGTCGCCGAGGAAGTCAGCGCGGGCTGGGCGGATGTGCTCAAGTCCACCGCGTTCATCGGCGGCCCCCAGGTGGCCACCTTCGAGACCGAGTTCGCCGAGTACTCCGGGGTGCGGCACTGCGTAGGGGTCGGCAACGGCACCGACGCGCTGGAGCTGGCGCTGCGCGCCATCGGCCTGGAACCTGGCAGCGACCGCAACGAGTGCGTACTGCCCGCGAACACCTTCATCGCGACCGCGGAGGCCGTGGTCCGCGCGGGTGGGCGCCCGGTGCTCGTGGACTGCGCCGAGGACACCGGGCTGATCGACGTGGACGCGCTGGCCGCGGTGCTCGGCCCGCGCACCCGCGCGGTCATCCCGGTCCACCTGTACGGCCAGACCGCGCCGGTGGAACGGATCCGGCCGCTGGCGTGGGAGGCGGGAGCCGCGGTCGTCGAGGACGCCGCGCAGGCCCAGGGAGCGCGGCGGCACGGGGTGTGCGCGGGCGGGCTCGGTGATGTGGCTGCGACCAGCTTCTATCCCGGCAAGAACCTCGGCGCCTACGGCGACGGCGGCGCGGTGCTCACCAGCGACCCCGAACTGGCGAGCCGGGTCCGGCTGCTGCGCGAGCACGGGTCACCGCGCAAGTACGAGCACACCGAGATCGGTTTCAACAGCAGGCTGGACACCCTGCAGGCGGTGGTGCTCTCGGCGAAGCTGCGCAGGCTGCCCAACTGGAACGCCGCGCGCCGCACCGCGGCCGCCCGCTACGCCCGGCTGCTGAGCCGGCTACCCGCGGTGCGCGGGCCGGTGGTGCTGGAGGGCAACGAGCCGGTGTGGCACCTGTACGTGGTGCGGGTACCCAACCGCGACCGGGTGCTGGAACAGCTGCGGGCCGAGGGCATCGGGGCCGGTATCCACTACCCCACCCCGCTGCACCTCACCGGGGCGTTCGGCAGGCTCGGGCACGGTGAGGGCGATTTCCCGGTCGCCGAGCGGATGGCTGGCGAACTGCTTTCCCTCCCGCTGTTCCCGGAAATCACCGGGGCACAGCAGGAACGGGTGATCGAGGTACTTGGCGAAGCGCTGGAGGAGACATCGTGA
- a CDS encoding lipopolysaccharide biosynthesis protein, which yields MTAGTEADPAEQAPSGRAPIRKALSLSALNTVISKLGTFVTGIVLARLLTPEDFGVYAVALVALTAVLSLNELGVSLALVRWPGDPMRIAPTVTTISLVSSGLMYLACFFGAPLFADALEAPEATGVIRLLCVLVLIDGLTATPEQLVNRQFRQGVRLLVDLANLLITTGVTVGLAATGHGPWSLAWGQLVGNVLSALVLFRLAGMWPRPGFDRRYLGRLLRFGLPLAGASLLVFGMLNIDYVVTGRVLGAAALGLYLQAFNLASWPVNVFSLVVRRVSLAAFARVQEDPAQRQATLGRMAMLLAVPTLPACVVLGLLALPLVTTVYGQPWAGSAAALQFLAILGAVRVFGELYYDFLVALGKSRATMWLQGGWLAALGAALPVGALLGGIQGVALAHAGVAVLLVLPVYTLVVARTGISVRLLAGSVLRPALGALAVAAVLVLLRVLLEPSWVLLVAGLGLSGLVYLPFVWPLRRKLREFG from the coding sequence GTGACCGCCGGGACCGAAGCGGACCCCGCCGAACAGGCACCCTCCGGCCGTGCGCCGATCCGCAAGGCGCTGAGCCTGAGCGCACTGAACACCGTGATCAGCAAGCTCGGCACCTTCGTCACCGGGATCGTGCTGGCCCGGCTGCTCACGCCGGAGGACTTCGGTGTCTACGCGGTCGCGCTGGTGGCACTGACCGCGGTGCTGTCGTTGAACGAGCTCGGGGTCAGCCTGGCGCTGGTGCGCTGGCCGGGCGACCCGATGCGGATCGCCCCCACGGTCACCACCATCTCACTGGTCTCCAGCGGGCTGATGTACCTGGCCTGCTTCTTCGGCGCGCCACTGTTCGCCGACGCGCTGGAGGCACCAGAGGCCACCGGGGTGATCCGGCTGCTGTGCGTGCTGGTGCTGATCGACGGCCTCACCGCCACCCCGGAACAGCTGGTGAACCGGCAGTTCCGGCAGGGAGTGCGGCTGCTGGTCGACCTCGCCAACCTGCTGATCACCACCGGGGTCACGGTCGGCCTCGCGGCCACCGGGCACGGTCCGTGGAGCCTGGCCTGGGGCCAGCTGGTCGGCAACGTGCTGTCCGCGCTGGTGCTGTTCCGGCTGGCCGGGATGTGGCCACGCCCCGGCTTCGACCGCCGCTACCTCGGGCGGCTGCTGCGCTTCGGCCTGCCGCTGGCCGGGGCCAGCCTGCTGGTGTTCGGCATGCTGAACATCGACTACGTGGTGACCGGGCGGGTGCTCGGGGCCGCGGCGCTCGGCCTGTACCTGCAGGCCTTCAACCTGGCGAGCTGGCCGGTCAACGTGTTCTCCCTGGTGGTGCGCAGGGTGTCCCTTGCGGCCTTCGCGCGGGTGCAGGAGGATCCGGCGCAGCGGCAGGCCACCCTCGGCCGAATGGCGATGCTGCTCGCCGTGCCGACCCTGCCCGCCTGTGTGGTGCTCGGGCTGCTCGCACTGCCGCTGGTGACCACCGTGTACGGGCAGCCGTGGGCCGGTTCGGCCGCGGCCCTGCAGTTCCTCGCGATCCTCGGCGCGGTCAGGGTTTTCGGCGAGCTCTACTACGACTTCCTCGTCGCGCTCGGCAAGTCCCGCGCCACCATGTGGCTGCAGGGCGGCTGGCTGGCGGCCCTCGGTGCGGCGCTGCCGGTGGGTGCCCTGCTCGGCGGCATCCAGGGGGTGGCGCTGGCGCACGCCGGGGTGGCGGTGCTGCTGGTGCTGCCGGTCTACACCCTGGTGGTCGCCCGCACCGGCATCTCGGTACGGCTGCTCGCGGGCTCGGTGCTGCGTCCCGCGCTCGGCGCGCTCGCGGTGGCCGCGGTGCTGGTGCTGCTGCGCGTCCTGCTGGAACCCTCCTGGGTACTGCTGGTCGCGGGGCTCGGCCTGAGCGGGCTGGTGTACCTGCCCTTCGTCTGGCCGCTGCGCCGCAAGCTCCGGGAGTTCGGCTAG
- a CDS encoding acyltransferase: MTRVAAGVRVHPNGLCESAEVGAGTRVWAFAHVLPGARVGQDCNICDGAFIENDAVLGDRVTVKNGTLVFAGVTCEDEVFLGPNVLFTNDLRPRAHIRKGPEELVSTVVRRGASLGAGTVVVCGIEIGEYAFAAAGSVLTQPVPAHAFVAGNPARHKGWVCHCGLRLDEELRCAECGTSYTRAESGLRPKNP; this comes from the coding sequence GTGACCAGGGTGGCGGCCGGGGTGCGGGTGCACCCGAACGGGCTGTGCGAAAGTGCCGAGGTCGGCGCGGGCACGCGGGTGTGGGCGTTCGCGCACGTGCTGCCCGGCGCGCGGGTCGGGCAGGACTGCAACATCTGCGACGGTGCCTTCATCGAGAACGACGCCGTGCTCGGCGACCGGGTGACGGTGAAGAACGGAACCCTGGTGTTCGCCGGGGTCACCTGCGAGGACGAGGTGTTCCTCGGGCCGAACGTGCTGTTCACCAACGACCTGCGGCCGCGCGCGCACATCCGCAAGGGGCCGGAAGAACTGGTGTCCACTGTGGTCCGACGAGGTGCCTCGCTCGGCGCCGGAACCGTTGTGGTGTGCGGGATCGAGATCGGCGAGTACGCCTTCGCCGCGGCCGGGTCGGTGCTCACCCAGCCGGTTCCAGCGCATGCCTTCGTGGCGGGCAACCCGGCACGGCACAAGGGCTGGGTGTGCCACTGCGGGCTGCGCCTCGACGAGGAGCTGCGCTGCGCCGAATGCGGGACCTCCTACACCCGCGCCGAATCCGGCCTGCGGCCCAAAAACCCCTGA
- a CDS encoding PadR family transcriptional regulator, whose protein sequence is MDLTAAELTLLGLLAEQPRHGYQLEEVITARGMREWTEIGFSSIYYLLTKLRDRGLIAETGEPARGKARKVFGPTPDGFRACAAAAEEAIGTLRPVFPPVLVGLANQSMIPPERLHAALARRAEALADKIAEIRAAARPEAPPFVRAIFDYSLTQLEAEQKWLAAYRGELDAVRREA, encoded by the coding sequence ATGGATCTGACCGCGGCCGAACTGACGCTCCTCGGCTTGCTGGCGGAGCAGCCACGTCACGGCTACCAGCTGGAGGAGGTCATCACGGCCCGCGGCATGCGGGAGTGGACCGAGATCGGCTTCAGCTCGATCTACTACCTGCTCACGAAGCTTCGCGATCGCGGCCTGATCGCCGAGACGGGTGAGCCCGCGCGCGGCAAGGCTCGCAAGGTGTTCGGCCCGACCCCGGATGGTTTCCGCGCCTGCGCCGCGGCCGCGGAGGAGGCGATCGGCACGCTCCGGCCGGTGTTCCCGCCGGTACTCGTCGGCCTGGCGAACCAGTCGATGATCCCACCGGAGCGGCTGCATGCCGCGCTGGCGCGGCGAGCGGAGGCGCTGGCGGACAAGATCGCGGAGATCCGTGCGGCCGCCCGGCCGGAGGCGCCGCCGTTCGTCCGCGCCATCTTCGATTACTCACTCACCCAGCTCGAAGCCGAGCAGAAGTGGCTCGCCGCATACCGAGGAGAGCTCGATGCCGTACGACGTGAAGCGTGA
- a CDS encoding DegT/DnrJ/EryC1/StrS family aminotransferase: MIPVMRPVLGEEEAQAVADAVRSGWVAQGPRVAAFEKEFAARVGARHGVAVSSCTTALHLALHALGTGRGGAADEVVVPSFSFIATANAVRYCGATPVFADVDEETGNLTPESVAAVLTERTRAVLAVHQGGMPADVDALRAACGDIPVLEDAACAVGSVYRDRPVGQGAPMAAWSFHPRKLLTTGEGGMITTDDPELAARLRRLREHGMSVSAADRHAAEVAIVEEYLEPGFNYRMTDIQAALGLVQLGRLAEMIARRRELAARYHELLAGLPGIRPVRDPEYGRTNYQSFWVRVSEDVPVRQGELLTLLAAEGVSARRGIMAAHLEPAYAGHPHVPLPVTERLTRGSVILPLHHELSEQEQRHVVDVLARAVDPALTR, translated from the coding sequence GTGATTCCGGTAATGCGACCGGTGCTCGGCGAGGAGGAGGCGCAGGCCGTCGCCGATGCGGTGCGTTCCGGCTGGGTGGCGCAGGGCCCCAGGGTGGCCGCGTTCGAGAAGGAGTTCGCGGCGCGGGTCGGTGCCCGGCACGGGGTGGCCGTCTCCTCCTGCACCACGGCACTGCACCTGGCGCTGCACGCGCTGGGCACCGGCCGCGGCGGTGCGGCGGACGAGGTGGTGGTGCCCTCGTTCAGTTTCATCGCCACCGCGAACGCGGTCCGCTACTGCGGTGCGACCCCGGTGTTCGCCGATGTGGACGAGGAGACCGGCAACCTGACGCCGGAGTCGGTCGCCGCGGTGCTGACCGAGCGCACCCGGGCGGTGCTGGCCGTGCACCAGGGCGGTATGCCAGCCGATGTGGACGCGCTGCGGGCCGCCTGCGGGGACATCCCGGTGCTGGAGGACGCGGCCTGCGCGGTGGGGTCGGTCTACCGGGACCGGCCGGTCGGGCAGGGGGCCCCGATGGCGGCCTGGTCCTTCCACCCGCGCAAGCTGCTCACCACCGGTGAGGGCGGCATGATCACCACCGACGATCCGGAGCTGGCGGCTCGGCTGCGCAGGCTGCGCGAGCACGGGATGAGCGTTTCGGCCGCGGACCGGCACGCCGCCGAGGTGGCGATCGTGGAGGAGTACCTCGAGCCGGGGTTCAACTACCGGATGACCGACATCCAGGCCGCGCTCGGCCTGGTGCAACTGGGCAGGCTGGCGGAGATGATCGCGCGGCGCAGGGAGCTGGCCGCCCGGTACCACGAGCTGTTGGCGGGGCTGCCGGGGATCCGGCCGGTACGGGATCCGGAGTACGGCAGGACGAACTACCAGAGCTTCTGGGTGCGGGTGAGCGAGGACGTGCCGGTGCGGCAGGGCGAGCTGCTGACCCTGCTGGCCGCCGAAGGGGTCTCCGCACGGCGCGGGATCATGGCCGCGCATCTGGAACCCGCCTATGCCGGGCATCCGCACGTCCCGCTGCCGGTGACCGAGCGGCTGACGCGTGGTTCGGTGATCCTTCCACTGCACCACGAGCTGTCCGAACAGGAACAACGGCACGTGGTGGACGTACTGGCCAGGGCCGTGGACCCGGCGCTCACCCGATGA
- a CDS encoding NeuD/PglB/VioB family sugar acetyltransferase, giving the protein MTPRPLLLLGAGGLAREALAAVRALPEQWQPLGALDDDPARHGALLDGLPVLGGTQLVHEHPDAAVLACVANARRPRGRAELVRRLGLPHARWASVVHPACSLAPGVEVGAGALLLAGVVVTAPQRIGAHVVAMPHVLLTHDDEVGDFATLAGRATLAGGVRLGQSAYVGQGALLREYTSIGEAAVIGMGAVVLTDVPPGQTWAGNPAGPLPTDERRPDEVR; this is encoded by the coding sequence ATGACCCCGCGGCCGCTGCTGCTGCTGGGCGCGGGCGGGCTGGCCAGGGAGGCCCTGGCGGCCGTCCGTGCGCTGCCGGAGCAATGGCAGCCGTTGGGCGCGCTGGACGACGACCCGGCGCGGCACGGGGCCCTGTTGGACGGGCTGCCGGTGCTCGGCGGCACCCAGCTCGTGCACGAGCACCCGGATGCCGCCGTGCTCGCCTGCGTGGCGAACGCGCGGCGACCGCGGGGCAGGGCGGAACTGGTGCGGCGGCTGGGCCTTCCGCACGCGCGCTGGGCCAGCGTGGTGCACCCGGCCTGCAGCCTGGCGCCCGGGGTCGAGGTCGGCGCCGGTGCGCTGCTGCTGGCGGGCGTGGTGGTCACCGCCCCGCAGCGGATCGGTGCGCATGTGGTCGCCATGCCGCATGTCCTGCTCACCCACGACGACGAGGTCGGGGACTTCGCCACCCTCGCAGGGCGTGCCACCCTCGCCGGAGGTGTCCGGTTAGGACAGTCCGCATATGTGGGTCAGGGCGCCCTGCTCAGGGAGTACACCAGCATCGGCGAGGCCGCCGTGATCGGCATGGGCGCGGTGGTGCTGACCGACGTCCCACCAGGCCAGACCTGGGCCGGCAACCCCGCAGGCCCTCTCCCTACCGACGAGAGACGACCGGATGAGGTGCGATGA
- a CDS encoding GyrI-like domain-containing protein, which translates to MPYDVKRELKELYAPKNREWALVEVPPQQFLAIDGAGDPNTSPDYAQAVAALYAVAYTVKFAGKRAGRDFVVGPLEGLWWAPDPTVFITRAKESWHWRMLINQPDWVTADQVREAVDAALAKKKQPAIAHVRLEVLREGTCAQVLHIGSYDEEAPLLATLHEEYVPGNGLTLTGLHHEVYLGDPRRTDPAKLRTVLRQPVLPAAP; encoded by the coding sequence ATGCCGTACGACGTGAAGCGTGAGCTGAAGGAGCTCTACGCTCCTAAGAACCGCGAGTGGGCACTGGTGGAGGTGCCGCCCCAGCAGTTCCTCGCGATCGACGGTGCTGGCGACCCGAACACCTCACCGGACTACGCGCAGGCCGTGGCGGCGTTGTACGCCGTGGCGTACACGGTGAAGTTCGCCGGTAAACGCGCGGGCAGGGACTTCGTCGTCGGCCCGCTGGAAGGCTTGTGGTGGGCGCCGGACCCGACGGTGTTCATCACCAGGGCCAAGGAGTCCTGGCACTGGCGCATGCTGATCAACCAGCCGGACTGGGTGACCGCGGACCAGGTGCGGGAAGCCGTCGACGCCGCGCTGGCGAAGAAGAAGCAACCCGCGATCGCGCACGTCCGCCTCGAGGTCCTGCGCGAGGGCACCTGCGCCCAGGTCCTGCACATCGGCTCGTACGACGAGGAGGCCCCGCTGCTCGCCACCCTGCACGAGGAGTACGTGCCCGGCAACGGCCTGACGCTGACGGGACTTCACCACGAGGTCTATCTCGGCGACCCCCGCAGGACCGACCCCGCGAAGCTGAGAACCGTGCTCCGCCAACCAGTCCTGCCGGCAGCGCCCTGA
- a CDS encoding glycosyltransferase family 4 protein, protein MRILVYPHAMEIGGSQLNAVQLAGAVRDLGHRVTVLSEPGPLVRTVHELGLPHVPIPAQRRRPSPAVARLLAKVVAARDIDVVHGHEWPPVLEAFAGACLHRGAAVVGSVMSMSVVPFFPRTVPLLVGTEQIRQAAVAAGHQRVGLLEPPVDTDSDHPGVDGAAFRAEHGLAPRVPLVAMVCRLVPELKLEGLLAACDAVGELARTGHEVQLVIVGDGRSREEVAARAERANAAAGARVVTLTGEIADPRPAYAAADILIGQGGSALRGMSFGKPLVVIGEQGYSELLTPDSADTFLRAGWYGQGPGSLGGGVPALRDALAGLLTAPGLRAELGGYARELVLRRFSLRNAATLLEREYRAASTDPVARPRQARDAARAAATLLRYKIMRKYQGLRGTVRTDDANATPVLAAARDRKEAG, encoded by the coding sequence ATGAGGATCCTGGTGTACCCGCACGCGATGGAGATCGGCGGGTCGCAGCTCAACGCGGTCCAGCTGGCCGGGGCGGTGCGTGACCTCGGGCACCGGGTCACCGTGCTGTCCGAGCCAGGCCCGCTGGTGCGGACGGTGCACGAGCTGGGCCTGCCGCACGTTCCGATCCCGGCGCAGCGCAGGCGTCCCTCCCCCGCCGTGGCCCGCCTGCTGGCCAAGGTGGTCGCCGCCCGCGATATCGACGTGGTGCACGGGCACGAGTGGCCGCCGGTGCTGGAGGCCTTCGCCGGGGCCTGCCTGCACCGCGGGGCCGCCGTGGTGGGCAGCGTGATGTCCATGTCGGTGGTGCCGTTCTTCCCGCGCACCGTGCCGCTGCTGGTCGGCACCGAGCAGATCCGGCAGGCGGCCGTCGCGGCCGGGCACCAACGGGTCGGGCTGCTCGAACCGCCGGTGGACACCGACAGCGATCACCCCGGCGTGGACGGCGCGGCCTTCCGGGCCGAACACGGCCTCGCGCCCCGGGTTCCGCTGGTGGCGATGGTGTGCAGACTGGTGCCGGAGCTCAAGCTGGAAGGGCTGCTGGCGGCCTGCGACGCCGTCGGCGAACTCGCCCGCACCGGGCACGAGGTCCAGCTGGTCATCGTCGGCGACGGGCGAAGCAGGGAGGAGGTGGCGGCCAGGGCCGAACGCGCCAACGCCGCCGCCGGGGCCAGGGTGGTCACGCTGACCGGCGAGATCGCCGACCCGCGCCCGGCGTACGCGGCCGCGGACATCCTCATCGGGCAGGGCGGTTCCGCGCTGCGCGGGATGTCCTTCGGCAAGCCGCTGGTGGTGATCGGCGAGCAGGGGTACAGCGAGCTGCTCACCCCGGACTCCGCGGACACCTTCCTGCGGGCGGGCTGGTACGGGCAGGGCCCCGGCTCCCTCGGCGGCGGGGTGCCTGCGTTGCGGGACGCGCTGGCGGGGCTGCTCACCGCGCCGGGCCTGCGCGCCGAACTCGGTGGGTACGCCCGCGAGCTGGTGCTGCGGCGGTTCAGCCTGCGCAACGCCGCCACGCTGCTGGAGCGCGAGTACCGGGCCGCGAGCACCGATCCGGTCGCCCGCCCGCGGCAGGCCCGCGACGCCGCGCGGGCCGCGGCCACCCTGCTCCGCTACAAGATCATGCGCAAGTACCAGGGCCTGCGCGGCACGGTCCGGACCGATGACGCGAACGCCACGCCCGTGCTGGCGGCAGCGCGGGACCGGAAGGAGGCAGGATGA